The Spirochaetota bacterium genome contains a region encoding:
- a CDS encoding outer membrane beta-barrel protein, producing the protein MKPYITHIFLALCIVAIPSVSFAIADIAVMGGYTPYGKIEFYDKEYDSLKGFNYGLMGHLNVDTEVIMFGLGIYYHGERLQYTFNGDKRKFTVLQSWGPDLIIMITASEIISPYARVGIALFSELKYDYGYDKKEKTRFFNSAWWAIGSGIHITQEILVFGELQRISMSHDNEHSAKRYTLNAGAMFNF; encoded by the coding sequence ATGAAACCATACATCACCCACATTTTTCTTGCATTATGTATAGTTGCTATCCCTTCTGTATCGTTTGCAATAGCTGATATTGCAGTTATGGGAGGATATACCCCCTATGGTAAAATAGAATTTTATGACAAGGAGTATGACTCACTCAAAGGATTTAACTATGGCCTAATGGGACACCTTAACGTTGACACTGAAGTAATTATGTTTGGATTGGGTATCTATTACCATGGGGAACGGTTACAATATACATTTAATGGCGACAAGCGAAAATTCACTGTGTTACAATCATGGGGACCTGATCTAATCATTATGATAACCGCAAGCGAAATAATTTCCCCGTATGCACGAGTTGGCATTGCTCTTTTCAGTGAACTCAAATATGATTATGGATATGATAAAAAAGAAAAGACACGATTCTTTAACAGTGCCTGGTGGGCAATAGGATCGGGCATTCATATAACCCAAGAGATTCTGGTGTTTGGTGAATTGCAACGCATATCAATGTCACACGACAACGAGCATTCAGCAAAGCGGTACACACTAAATGCCGGGGCAATGTTTAACTTTTAG
- a CDS encoding DegT/DnrJ/EryC1/StrS family aminotransferase has translation MNIPFHVPYIDDSDIDAAVSSIKSGWTTMGPKTIEFEMRFSEYTGIPFAVAVSSCTAALHLALKLCNITQKDEVIVPANTFVATAEVALYCGATPVFADIEKDTHCISVESILKLLSPRTKAIIPVHYAGHPCAMDAIMDIARQHNLYVIEDAAHALPSWYGTKLAGTIGDIGCYSFYATKTLSTGEGGMLVTGNEEWAQRARSLRLHGMNRDAWKRYTKGGSWQYDIHEPGYKYNMTDVAAAMGLTQLQKVERLKDLREAIAHRYNEAFANNDVLIPYIVKEGISAWHLYPLKLNLDALSISRDEFILKLEERGIMTSVHFIPLYRFSYFVSLYGNKEKDFPNAEWVFAREISLPIYPSMTDEQVSYVIENVCTIAKEYKR, from the coding sequence ATGAATATCCCGTTTCATGTTCCCTATATTGATGATAGTGACATAGATGCTGCGGTGAGTTCTATAAAAAGTGGCTGGACCACAATGGGTCCAAAAACCATTGAGTTTGAAATGCGCTTCAGTGAATATACAGGTATTCCTTTTGCAGTGGCGGTAAGCTCCTGCACAGCAGCATTACATCTGGCACTGAAGTTGTGTAATATCACACAAAAAGATGAGGTGATAGTCCCTGCAAACACATTTGTTGCTACTGCTGAAGTTGCTCTCTATTGCGGTGCAACTCCTGTCTTTGCTGATATTGAAAAAGATACTCATTGCATCAGTGTTGAATCAATTCTTAAGTTATTATCGCCACGTACAAAAGCCATTATTCCTGTGCATTACGCTGGACACCCATGCGCTATGGATGCAATAATGGATATTGCACGTCAACACAACCTCTATGTGATTGAAGATGCTGCACATGCACTTCCATCGTGGTATGGTACCAAACTTGCTGGTACTATAGGGGATATTGGTTGCTACAGCTTCTATGCAACAAAGACATTGTCAACAGGTGAAGGCGGCATGCTGGTAACAGGCAATGAAGAGTGGGCACAGCGTGCACGGTCGTTGCGGCTTCATGGAATGAACCGTGATGCGTGGAAGCGCTATACAAAAGGTGGCAGTTGGCAGTACGATATACATGAACCTGGATATAAATACAACATGACTGATGTTGCTGCTGCGATGGGATTGACGCAGCTACAAAAGGTGGAAAGGCTTAAGGATTTGAGGGAAGCGATAGCTCATAGATACAATGAAGCCTTTGCTAATAATGATGTCTTGATTCCCTATATTGTAAAAGAAGGCATTTCAGCGTGGCATCTTTACCCGCTGAAGCTTAATCTGGATGCGCTTAGTATAAGCCGAGATGAGTTTATTTTAAAATTAGAAGAGCGTGGGATAATGACAAGTGTTCATTTTATTCCACTTTACCGCTTTTCATATTTTGTTTCTCTGTATGGGAATAAAGAAAAAGATTTCCCTAATGCCGAATGGGTCTTTGCGCGGGAGATTAGCCTGCCTATATATCCTTCAATGACGGATGAGCAGGTAAGCTATGTAATTGAGAACGTGTGTACTATTGCAAAGGAATATAAAAGATAA
- a CDS encoding polysaccharide biosynthesis protein, with amino-acid sequence MKKIAYIPKLSAIAYIVADAVSIVASYFFAAQILQYSGHTIITTSVIHLMGVMVGLYMAQSYRILWRYATIQDYYRIIGGFVGGSIAVLAIGLFIPAIHTQGVIVCGSMGLVITITYRTVVREVKSHSAAPPKKKSKLILIAGAGEAGRTLLAEFKRDGRADNIIGFVDDNKQKVGTLLCGKPVLGTTEDIPAIVEQYHVKECIVAMPSASQKDIDRIIKIIRSCDNVTISILPAVTKLFEKALTPELRGIGVEELIGREEIEIDSMLIEDYCKGKTILVTGAGGSIGSEICRQLLQFKASRIVALGRGEYSIYNLQCALGKYARYFEDADIVYYIADVNDAVRMQKIMEKEKPHIVFHAAAHKYVDIMEQNPQEAIRNNCIGTRTVLEAACNAGVQQFVCISTDKAVRPVSVMGATKRMAEIITLAYNCQQMRTCCVRFGNVIGSRGSVIPLFYQQIANGGPVTITHPEMTRYFMSIPEAVMLVIHSAVLSQGGEIFVLDMGKQYRVEEVARNLIKLLGYEPDSDIQIVYTGIRPGEKLHEDLWDQGEELLSTAHKKIYRIAHNGYEELSVRKIIKLTPEYVQNLSNDECKEIIKAIVTEYKPYS; translated from the coding sequence ATGAAGAAAATTGCATATATACCAAAACTTTCAGCTATTGCCTATATCGTTGCTGATGCTGTAAGTATTGTAGCAAGCTATTTCTTTGCAGCACAAATATTGCAATATTCAGGTCATACGATCATTACCACTTCTGTTATTCATTTAATGGGTGTGATGGTTGGGTTGTATATGGCTCAGAGCTATCGCATTCTATGGCGCTACGCTACAATTCAGGATTATTACCGGATAATAGGTGGTTTTGTGGGCGGTAGCATTGCAGTATTAGCTATTGGTTTGTTTATTCCTGCCATTCATACCCAGGGTGTTATTGTATGTGGCAGCATGGGCCTTGTGATAACAATTACTTATAGAACAGTGGTAAGGGAAGTAAAATCACACAGCGCTGCCCCTCCTAAAAAGAAATCAAAACTTATTCTTATTGCCGGCGCTGGTGAAGCGGGCAGAACGCTGCTTGCTGAATTTAAGCGCGATGGAAGGGCTGATAACATCATAGGTTTTGTGGATGATAACAAACAAAAAGTTGGGACATTGCTGTGTGGAAAGCCTGTACTTGGAACTACTGAGGATATTCCTGCTATTGTGGAACAATATCATGTGAAAGAATGTATAGTGGCAATGCCCTCTGCATCACAGAAAGACATTGACCGTATAATTAAAATTATTCGTTCATGTGATAATGTCACCATTTCTATATTGCCGGCAGTAACAAAACTTTTTGAAAAGGCTCTGACCCCTGAGCTAAGGGGAATAGGTGTTGAAGAGCTTATAGGCCGTGAGGAAATAGAAATCGATAGTATGTTAATAGAGGACTATTGTAAAGGGAAAACTATTCTGGTTACTGGTGCAGGTGGTAGCATTGGTTCTGAAATTTGCAGACAGCTTTTGCAGTTTAAGGCAAGCCGTATTGTTGCTCTTGGGAGAGGTGAGTATTCAATATATAATTTGCAGTGTGCTCTTGGTAAGTATGCACGGTATTTTGAAGATGCTGATATTGTCTACTATATTGCTGATGTCAATGATGCAGTCCGAATGCAGAAAATTATGGAAAAAGAAAAACCACATATTGTGTTTCATGCTGCTGCACACAAATATGTTGATATAATGGAACAAAATCCACAGGAAGCAATACGTAATAACTGTATAGGAACACGCACTGTACTTGAGGCAGCGTGTAATGCAGGGGTACAGCAATTTGTGTGCATTTCTACGGATAAAGCGGTGCGTCCGGTAAGCGTGATGGGCGCAACTAAGCGTATGGCTGAGATTATCACTCTTGCCTACAATTGCCAACAGATGCGCACATGCTGTGTACGTTTTGGCAATGTCATTGGGAGCCGTGGTTCGGTCATTCCTCTTTTTTATCAGCAGATTGCAAATGGGGGACCAGTAACCATAACCCATCCTGAGATGACCCGATACTTTATGAGTATCCCTGAGGCTGTGATGCTGGTAATTCATTCTGCGGTTCTTTCACAAGGCGGTGAAATCTTTGTCCTTGATATGGGCAAGCAATACAGGGTAGAGGAGGTCGCACGGAATTTAATCAAACTTTTGGGATATGAACCTGATAGTGATATACAAATTGTGTATACAGGTATACGCCCTGGTGAAAAACTTCATGAAGATTTGTGGGATCAGGGTGAAGAACTACTCTCCACAGCTCATAAAAAAATATACCGCATAGCTCACAATGGATACGAAGAGCTATCGGTACGAAAAATAATAAAGCTAACACCAGAGTATGTACAAAATTTAAGCAATGATGAGTGCAAAGAAATAATTAAAGCGATAGTTACTGAGTACAAACCCTACAGCTAA
- the serS gene encoding serine--tRNA ligase, with the protein MIDPKIVRENIERVKYTLKIRKMEDAVDIAQLEELDAKRRSLIAKIDELRTQRNTLSKQVGALKQKGENPVEIMEKVRGIGDEIKKYEEEIASIEETYNTLMLSIPNILHESVPVGNDENDNVVVRTWGQKPQFDFTPKPHYDLGIQLNILDFERGVKIAGARFYVYRGLAAQLERAIINFMLDLHTKKHGYTEVFGPFIVNDDSMIGTGQYPKFMDEYYRIERDALSLIPTAEVTLTNLYRDEILDGKDLPIYVTMQSSCFRREAGAAGKDTRGLIRVHQFQKVELVKFVEPESSFDELEKLVADAEEVLQLLNLHYRVVLLCSADTSAASSKTYDIEVWMPGLGRYVEISSCSNFIDYQARRARIRYRKKEGEKPVLVHTLNGSGLAAGRTLAAIMENYQTKDGTINIPDVLKPYLEKTI; encoded by the coding sequence ATGATAGACCCTAAGATTGTCCGAGAAAATATTGAGCGCGTGAAATACACATTAAAAATCCGCAAAATGGAAGATGCTGTTGATATTGCACAGCTTGAAGAGCTTGATGCAAAACGAAGAAGCCTGATTGCAAAGATTGATGAACTCAGAACTCAGCGCAATACGCTTTCAAAGCAGGTTGGTGCACTAAAACAGAAAGGGGAAAACCCTGTGGAAATTATGGAAAAGGTACGCGGTATTGGCGATGAAATAAAAAAATATGAAGAAGAAATAGCAAGTATTGAAGAAACCTATAATACGTTAATGCTCTCAATACCAAATATTCTTCATGAATCAGTTCCCGTTGGCAACGATGAAAACGACAATGTGGTAGTCCGCACCTGGGGACAAAAACCGCAGTTTGATTTTACCCCAAAGCCCCACTATGACTTAGGTATACAGCTCAACATACTTGATTTTGAGCGTGGTGTTAAAATTGCGGGTGCCCGTTTTTACGTGTACAGGGGACTTGCTGCCCAGTTAGAGCGCGCAATTATTAATTTCATGTTAGACCTGCACACAAAAAAACACGGCTACACTGAAGTGTTTGGCCCCTTCATTGTGAATGATGACAGTATGATAGGTACTGGCCAGTATCCCAAATTTATGGATGAATACTACCGCATTGAGCGTGATGCACTTTCACTTATACCAACCGCCGAAGTTACCCTTACCAACCTCTATCGAGATGAAATCCTTGATGGCAAAGATTTGCCTATTTATGTTACCATGCAATCATCCTGTTTCAGGCGTGAGGCAGGTGCTGCTGGCAAAGATACACGCGGGCTCATACGCGTGCATCAGTTTCAGAAAGTGGAGCTAGTTAAATTTGTTGAACCTGAGTCTTCGTTTGATGAGCTTGAAAAACTTGTTGCTGACGCTGAAGAAGTGCTGCAACTGCTCAATCTGCATTACCGCGTGGTGCTTCTGTGCAGCGCTGATACCTCAGCCGCTTCATCTAAAACGTACGATATTGAGGTGTGGATGCCGGGATTAGGTCGATATGTGGAAATTTCATCATGTTCAAATTTTATTGACTATCAGGCTCGGCGTGCGCGCATACGCTATCGAAAAAAAGAAGGCGAAAAGCCAGTGCTGGTACATACACTAAATGGCTCAGGGCTTGCTGCAGGGCGAACTCTTGCAGCTATAATGGAAAACTACCAAACTAAAGATGGCACTATAAACATCCCTGATGTTTTGAAACCATACCTTGAAAAAACTATATAA
- a CDS encoding InlB B-repeat-containing protein — protein MKKYFFLLFIIIVSCSNTGKDEISLPYQDLNATTTSCIVVYNANGAEGNPPIDTTTYRPNDIVKVLPNTNLAMENYSFIGWSLYSNCRADIIKPGSTFVITESTMLYACFTNDTVYQVIYFAGEAQTGLPPVDTNYYITGEYACILPNSGNLQKRGYKFNGWLTMSNQMKYMPGDLVLIENQNIELIAQFIPKPLTVTYYANGATTGTVPVDNNFYEQGELVTIAHNSGNLAIINKDGVSYCFDFWGDSFGNTYLPGNSYPIEQSLQLYAQYRQYIVRDTGPAGGYVFYDKGYYSDGWRYLEAMRFDISDSGIVWEQQLQAGQYRTTGATATQIGTGRINTLTILQILGSGQYAAKLCASMIYNNYNDWYLPSKDELNLLFQYKSSIGNFTSYNYWSSSEYTQSRAWCQNFGTGAQSTQYKNNTYRVRAIRQF, from the coding sequence ATGAAAAAATACTTTTTTTTGTTATTTATAATAATCGTTTCATGTAGCAATACTGGCAAAGATGAAATTAGTTTACCCTATCAGGACTTAAATGCCACTACTACTTCATGCATAGTGGTGTATAATGCAAACGGAGCAGAAGGAAATCCACCAATTGACACCACTACCTATAGGCCCAATGATATTGTAAAGGTTTTGCCCAACACTAATCTTGCCATGGAAAATTATAGCTTCATAGGATGGAGTTTGTACAGCAATTGTAGAGCTGACATCATAAAACCTGGATCCACATTTGTTATCACTGAATCAACAATGCTGTACGCATGTTTTACTAATGACACTGTTTATCAGGTAATATATTTTGCAGGAGAAGCACAAACGGGCTTACCTCCTGTTGATACCAATTACTACATCACCGGTGAATATGCCTGTATACTCCCCAATTCCGGCAATCTTCAAAAACGCGGATATAAATTTAATGGATGGCTTACCATGAGTAACCAAATGAAGTATATGCCTGGTGATCTAGTTCTTATAGAAAACCAAAATATTGAACTCATCGCACAATTTATTCCAAAACCACTTACGGTCACCTATTATGCAAACGGAGCAACAACGGGCACTGTTCCTGTGGATAACAATTTCTACGAGCAGGGAGAGCTGGTAACTATCGCCCATAATAGCGGCAATCTTGCAATTATTAATAAGGATGGAGTATCTTATTGTTTTGATTTCTGGGGCGATAGCTTTGGCAATACATACCTTCCCGGCAATTCTTACCCAATAGAGCAATCACTGCAGCTGTATGCCCAGTACCGACAATACATTGTACGAGATACTGGCCCTGCCGGCGGATATGTTTTCTACGATAAAGGGTACTATAGTGATGGATGGCGCTACTTAGAAGCTATGCGATTTGACATAAGTGATTCAGGAATTGTGTGGGAACAGCAATTACAGGCAGGGCAATACCGAACAACGGGGGCAACAGCCACTCAAATTGGAACTGGCCGCATAAATACACTCACAATACTGCAAATCCTTGGCAGTGGTCAGTATGCAGCAAAATTGTGTGCATCTATGATCTATAACAACTACAATGATTGGTACCTGCCTTCAAAGGATGAGCTTAACCTTTTGTTTCAATACAAATCTAGTATTGGTAACTTTACCAGCTATAATTACTGGAGTTCATCTGAGTATACTCAAAGCCGTGCATGGTGCCAAAATTTTGGCACAGGCGCACAGAGCACACAATATAAAAACAATACATACAGAGTACGGGCTATCCGCCAATTCTGA